Sequence from the Nitrosopumilus maritimus SCM1 genome:
CAAAACCTCCTCCTAAAATTACAACGTGTGGAATATCTGTCAAGTTAACGTTCTTGTGTTGTAGGTCTTATCAGGATTTCATTGACATTAACATAAGATGGTGAGTCTACTGCATACAAAATGGCATTTGCTATATCTTCAGCATGTAAAGCTTCCATCTTTGCTGCATTTTCTACAAATCCCTTTAAGGATTCATCAGTGATTGTGTTATTGAGTTCTGTATCCACAACACCAGGTTCAATACTTGTTACTCTAATGTTTGAACGTATACTGAATTCTTGTCTTAATCCCTCACTAAATGCTGCAACTGCATGTTTTGTTGCACAATACACACTACCAGCAGGAAAGACAATTCTTCCTGCTACAGAGGACAAATTAACAATATGACCAGATTTTTTTTCTTTCATGTGTGTAATTACTGCTGCAGTAGAATACAATACGCCTTTGATATTCACATCAATCATTCTGTCCCATTCATCTACTTTGAGATTTTTGAAGAAGCTTAGAGGCATGAGTCCTGCGTTATTTACTAAAATATCAATAGAATTCCATTTTTCTAAAACAGCTTTTGCAAAATCATCACATTCTGATTTTTGTGTGACATCTAATTTTTGATAAAATATTTCTCCACCATTTTCAGTAATTTTGTTTGCAAGTTCCTCTAATCTATCAACTCTTCTGGCACCAATAGCAACTTTTGCACCTGCTTTTGATAATGCTAAAGCAGTGGCAAATCCAATACCACTACTAGCTCCAGTAATTATTGCTACTTTATCTTTAATCAATTAATCACACTGAATTTTGACATCGTAAAAATGTTTAGTCTAGAAAAATAATTCTCAAAAAAATACTGGCAACTTTATTAAAAGAAAAATAGTAAATGAATTTGTGAAGTCTGAAAAGTGTGCATATTGTGGGGATTTAACAGATTTGCCATTCCAATGCAATTACTGCAAGGATCCATTTTGTTCAGAGCATAGACTTCCTGAAGAACATAGATGTGTAAAATTAAGTCAGATTAGAGCAAAACGATTTGGTGAAAAAAAAGTTATCAGAGACGGAGGAAGAGATAGGCCAAATATTTTTAGAAGAATTTTTGGACGTTTTTAATAAGGACTTTTTTCCGGAGAAATTTTTGCACGTCTTCCCTGATAAATTAATGCAATAGCAAGTGCAAACATCACTAATGCAGTTAATGGGAAGTTTTGAGGTGCTGGCAAAATGAACCAATAATAAACTCCAAAACCAATTGAGACTACAGCCTGTGTCCACAATTTTGCCCACTTGGGAGCTTTGACTACTCTACTAATTCCCTCAACAATAAAAATTCCAATTACAGGATAAATTGTATAAAAAAGAAAATCGATTACGTCAACACCTGTATGAGACATCTAATTAGAAATGAATTAGGTATAATTTCTATCTAATCTTCCAAACGAACTTTTGTGGCTGCGTTTTTAGCAATTAATGCCTGTGCATTTTCATATGGAATGGTTGCAATATCTTCAATTTTAAACGGACCATACTTCTCCAGATCAGCACCTACAATTTCATCTACTTCTTGCAAAAATCTTACTGCAATTTTCTTTGTTTTGTGATTTTGAGACAAGGATTCAAGGAATTTTGATTTTCCGTTAATTGTAGCTGAGAGAATCATTTCTTTTCGGTCGTTTTCTTCTTCTTGTGAATCAAGAATGAATTTTTCTTCATCTAAAAGAAAACCGATCTCAAGGTCTTTTGATTTTGAAATTTTTTCCAATCTGACATTTATGAGTAGAGAGGTCAATTCGGTGGCCATTTCTATCATAGTATCTTTGATTTTACTTTCAACACCATCAAATTCTTGTTTTTTTAGATTTCCTATAAAGTCAGATAGATTTCTGTAAAAGTTAGGATCGATTTCTAGTAGGGATTCATCTTCGGTTTCTCGTAAAACAGTATGATGTAGATAGTTGATATCGATTTGATTTGTCTCGGACATTTCCTACCTAATCCTTAAATGCTGGATGTATTTGTGTTTGATTGAAGCATAAATTGCCCTATAAAGTCAGTCACGGAAAAGCAATTCAAGTATCATATTCACCTGACGAAGTTTTCTCAAGAATTCAACACGAAGGAATTCAATTCATTGATCTTCAATTTACAGGTCTAACTGGTCATTTCCACCATACCACAATTTCTGCCAATACATTTACTCCTGAACAAATGAGAGACGGTCTACCAAAATTAGATGGTTCATCAATTATTGGATTTACAAGTATTGATGATTCAGATTTGCTTCTAAAACCTGATCCTAATACATTTGCAATAATTCCATGGATGACTGAAAACAAGACAGCTAGATTACTTTGTGATGTTTATTGGGGAGAAAACAGAGGTAGGTTATCAAGAGATCCAAGAGGAATTTCACAAAAAGCAGAAGAATACATCAAAACACAAGGATTTGATTTTAGTACATGGGGACCAGAAGTAGAGTTTTTTGTTTTTGATAAAGTTCATTGGGATGTTCTAACACCATACAAAGGACAATCTTATTCAATTGAATCTAAAGAAGCTCCATGGAATCAATCAGGTGATGGATATCCTATGGGATTACAAGAAGGATACTATCCTAGTACACCTGCAGATACCCTTACACCATACAGAAATGAATGTGTGAATATTCTCAATAAGAATTTTGGAATTTTATGTGACAATCATCACCATGAAGTAGCAACAGCAGGACAATGTGAGATTGATATCAAGTATGATTACATGACAAATGCAGCTGATGCTGCACAATCATACAAATACGTAATTAGAAACGTTGCTCAAAAATATGGCAAAGTTGCAACAATGATGCCAAAACCAATTGCAATGGATTCAGGTTCGGGAATGCACGTTAATGTTAGTTTATGGAAAGGAACAGAAAATGCATTCTATGATCCAGATGATGAAATTGAATTGAGCCAACTTGGAAGATATTTTTGTGGCGGAATAATCAATCACGCAAAAGCATTATCAGCAATTTGTAATCCAACCACAAACTCCTATCACAGATTAGTTCCAGGTTATGAGGCTCCAGCATATATTGCATGGAGTTCTGGAAATCGTTCAGCAATAGTTAGAGTTCCAAAACATTTGAAAGGTAAGAATTATGCAAATCTAAAGAGACTTGAATTCAGAGCTCCTGATCCATCATCCAATCCGTATCTTGTATTTGCAGCAGTAACTGCAGCAGGTATGGATGGAATTAAGAAGAAGATGGATCCTGGAGATGAGGTTCGTGATGACATATTCAAGATGACAAAAAGTGATAGAAACAAGAGAGGAATTGGGGTTCTTCCAAAGAGTCTAGGAGAAGCACTTGACGAGCTGGAAAGTGATAGAAAATTCCTTAATCCAATTTACACAAATGATGTAATTGATAAAATCATTGAATTAGAAAGAAGAGATCAACGTGAGATTTCAATCAGACCACATCCACACGAATTTTATTTGTACTTTGATGTTTAGATTCGTCCACTCATTTCAAAAATATAGTATAATGAAACTGCCATTAGAGTAAATCCACTTCCAAGAAATATCTCTCTTCTTTTCTCAGATGTTGCAGCTTTGTATAATAGCACTCCACCTGCAAGACCTACAAACAATATCAAGACTCCCACAACAACATTATCAAAACTTGTGTTAGTGATTAGTGGATGAAAAAATCCTGAAAGTAATACAAAGAATGCAACCAAGTACACATACTTGAATCCAGAAAGAAGTTTTGATGAGGTTTCATTCAATGCTGTTCGTAAAGTTAGTTATCAAATAAACTTTTGAAAAAAATTGCAAAATAATTTACATCATACCGCCCATGTCAGGCATTCCACCCATACCGCCCATTCCAGGCATTCCAGGTGGCATTCCGCCCATTCCAGGTGGCATTCCGCCTTCTCCACCACCAGGTGGACCACCAGCAGATTTCTGAGTAGCGATTACATCATCAATTCTAAGAATCATACATGCAGCTTCAGCAGATGCTGAAACAATCTGAAGTTTTACTGCAAGAGGTTCAATAATATCACTAGATTTCATGTTAGCAATTTTTCCTTTCATAACATCAATACCTGTCCATTTCTCACCTTTTTGTTGTTTTGAACGCAACAGGGTAAGAGTATCAATTGGATCCATTCCAGCATTCTCTGAAAGTGTTAATGGAATTGCTTCTAAAGCATCAGCAAATTTTTCTGCAGCTAATTGTTCTCTACCTTCAAGAGATTTAGCCCAGTTTCTAAGTTTTGTAGCGGCATATGTTTCAGGGGCGCCTCCACCTGCTACAATTTCTGGTTTTTCAATTACATCTTTTACAACCATTAAAGCGTCATGAACAGAACGTTCTACTTCATCAACAACTCTTTGTGAGCCACCACGTAGAAGTAATGTTACAGATTTTGGATGTTTACATCCTTCAACAAATACCCATTTGTCTTCCTCAATCTTTCTTTCCTCAACAAGGTCAGCACTACCAAGATCTTTTTCAAAGAGATCATCAAGGTTTGTGACTATTCTTGCGCCTGTTGCTTTTGCTAGTTTTGTCAAGTCACTTTCCTTAATTCTTCTAACAGCTATAATTCCGGCTTTTGCCAAGTAATGTTGTGCCATGTCATCAATTCCTTTTTGACACAAAACTACATTTGCACCAGAACCGATAACTTTGTCAACCATTGTTTTTAGCATTCTATTTTCTTCATCTAGAAATGATTTCAATTGTTGAGGATTTGAAATGTTAATCTTAGCATCGGTTTCAGTTTTACTGATTTCTAGGGCAGTGTTAATCAAAGCAATTTTTGCTTCATTGATCTTTCTAGGCATTCCTCCATGAACAATTTCTTTGTCCAAAACTATACCCTGAACAATCATAGAGTCCTTTATTGAACCACCTGCTTTCTTTTCAACTTTAATGTCATCAATATCAACATCATAACTTTCAGAGTCTTTTTCTGCAACAGCAAGAACCGATTTTACAATAATGTCTGCAAGTTGATCAGAATCTTTTCTAACAAGTTTTGTTTGCATAGAAGTTTTTGCAATTTTATTGAGAATATTCTTATCATTTGGAGAAATTTTATCAGATATACTTTCAAGAAATTGCTTGGCTTTTCTTCCAGCCTTTCTATAACCATCAACAATAATTGTTGGGTGAACATCTTGATCAATTAATGACTCGGCATTCTCAAGTAAGGCTCCTGCCAAAACCACGGCAGAAGTTGTTCCATCTCCAACTTCATTGTCAGTTGTTTTAGAAATCTCAACGAGCATTTTTGCTGCTGGGTGTTGAACATCAATTTCTTTGAGAATTGTTGCTCCATCATTTGTAATAGTAACATCTCCTAGGGAATCAACTAGCATCTTATCCATGCCTCTAGGACCTAAACTGGTATGAACAATCTCAGCAACTATCTTTGATGCAGCAATGTTGTTCTTTTGTGCATCTCTACCTTTAGTTTCTGAACCACCTTCTTTGAGCAATACGACGGGCATATTTCCTTTAGAAGTAGCTTGCATAGCCATTGATGCAAAAATTCCAGATTCCCCTTTTATACCTTCCAGATCAAGAGTGGTGGGTTTGACAGTCTATCGGTGTTTTTAAATTGGGAAAATCAGGTTGCAAAATATGGCAAAATCACAAAATAAAGAATCTTACAATAAAATTTTCGCAAAATTAAAAGAACATCACAAATGGTTTGAGAACTCAATTCCATTAATTGCCAGTGAAAATATTCCTAGTCCTGCAGTTAGAGAAGCAGTAATCTCAGATTTTGGCAATAGGTATGCTGAAGGCTGGCCTGGAGAAAGAGTCTACGCGGGTTGTATCTACATTGATGATGTAGAGTTTGAATGCATGAAATTAGCCAAAAAACTCTACAAAGCAAAGTTTGCTGATGTAAGACCAATTTCAGGTGTAGTAGCAAATCTCGCTGTATATTCTGCTTATTCAAATCCAGGTGATGTTATGCTAGCACCATCTATTCCAGCTGGAGGCCATATCTCACATGGTAAAAAAGAACATTCTGGAACTGCTGGATTAGTTCATGGTTTGGAAATTGAATTTTATCCATTTGATGCTGAAGAAATGACAATCGATGTTGACAAGACAAAACAGAAAGTAAAGGAATTAAAGAAAAACAATAGACTACCAAAAATTGCAATGTTTGGAGGCTCGTTGTTCTTATTCCCACATCCAGTCAAAGAACTTTCAGATTTTCTAAAGAGTTATGATATGCATATCAATTATGATGCAGCGCATGTTGCAGGACTAATTGCAGGAGGAAAATTCCAAGATCCACTAAAAGAGGGAGCAGATACAATGACTATGAGTACTCACAAGACATTATTTGGTCCACAAGGTGGTTTGGTTTTAGGTTCTGAAAAACATGAAGAACCAATCAAAAAAGCAACATTTCCAGGACTGACAAGTAGTCATCACATCAACAATATGGCAGGAAAAGCAGTTGCATTTGCTGAAGCATTAGAGTTTGGAAAAGATTACGCTGCTCAAGTCATAAAGAATGCAAAATCATTTGCTGAAGCATTAAGTGATGCTGGATTCAAAGTATTAGGTGAAAGCAGAGGATTTACACAATCACACCAAATTGCTGTCAACGTCTTGGATTATTCAGATGGCGGTAAAGTTGAGGCAGATTTAGAGAAGGCCAACATAATTGTAAACAGACAACTAATTCCAGGAGACATCAAAGCTGGAAGAAATTATTTCCATCCGGGTGGAATTAGATTAGGAGTTTCAGAAATTACTAGACTTGGAATGAAGAAAAATGAAATGCAAGAAATTGCTTCCTTCATCAAACAAGTAGTAATAGAGAAGAAGGATCCTAAGAAATTGCTTTCCAAAGTAAAGTCATTTAGAAAGAACTACCAGAAGGTAAAATTCTGTTTTGAC
This genomic interval carries:
- a CDS encoding SDR family oxidoreductase translates to MIKDKVAIITGASSGIGFATALALSKAGAKVAIGARRVDRLEELANKITENGGEIFYQKLDVTQKSECDDFAKAVLEKWNSIDILVNNAGLMPLSFFKNLKVDEWDRMIDVNIKGVLYSTAAVITHMKEKKSGHIVNLSSVAGRIVFPAGSVYCATKHAVAAFSEGLRQEFSIRSNIRVTSIEPGVVDTELNNTITDESLKGFVENAAKMEALHAEDIANAILYAVDSPSYVNVNEILIRPTTQER
- the glnA gene encoding type I glutamate--ammonia ligase — translated: MPYKVSHGKAIQVSYSPDEVFSRIQHEGIQFIDLQFTGLTGHFHHTTISANTFTPEQMRDGLPKLDGSSIIGFTSIDDSDLLLKPDPNTFAIIPWMTENKTARLLCDVYWGENRGRLSRDPRGISQKAEEYIKTQGFDFSTWGPEVEFFVFDKVHWDVLTPYKGQSYSIESKEAPWNQSGDGYPMGLQEGYYPSTPADTLTPYRNECVNILNKNFGILCDNHHHEVATAGQCEIDIKYDYMTNAADAAQSYKYVIRNVAQKYGKVATMMPKPIAMDSGSGMHVNVSLWKGTENAFYDPDDEIELSQLGRYFCGGIINHAKALSAICNPTTNSYHRLVPGYEAPAYIAWSSGNRSAIVRVPKHLKGKNYANLKRLEFRAPDPSSNPYLVFAAVTAAGMDGIKKKMDPGDEVRDDIFKMTKSDRNKRGIGVLPKSLGEALDELESDRKFLNPIYTNDVIDKIIELERRDQREISIRPHPHEFYLYFDV
- the glyA gene encoding serine hydroxymethyltransferase, giving the protein MAKSQNKESYNKIFAKLKEHHKWFENSIPLIASENIPSPAVREAVISDFGNRYAEGWPGERVYAGCIYIDDVEFECMKLAKKLYKAKFADVRPISGVVANLAVYSAYSNPGDVMLAPSIPAGGHISHGKKEHSGTAGLVHGLEIEFYPFDAEEMTIDVDKTKQKVKELKKNNRLPKIAMFGGSLFLFPHPVKELSDFLKSYDMHINYDAAHVAGLIAGGKFQDPLKEGADTMTMSTHKTLFGPQGGLVLGSEKHEEPIKKATFPGLTSSHHINNMAGKAVAFAEALEFGKDYAAQVIKNAKSFAEALSDAGFKVLGESRGFTQSHQIAVNVLDYSDGGKVEADLEKANIIVNRQLIPGDIKAGRNYFHPGGIRLGVSEITRLGMKKNEMQEIASFIKQVVIEKKDPKKLLSKVKSFRKNYQKVKFCFDNKLGAYEYVKLR
- the thsB gene encoding thermosome subunit beta; amino-acid sequence: MAMQATSKGNMPVVLLKEGGSETKGRDAQKNNIAASKIVAEIVHTSLGPRGMDKMLVDSLGDVTITNDGATILKEIDVQHPAAKMLVEISKTTDNEVGDGTTSAVVLAGALLENAESLIDQDVHPTIIVDGYRKAGRKAKQFLESISDKISPNDKNILNKIAKTSMQTKLVRKDSDQLADIIVKSVLAVAEKDSESYDVDIDDIKVEKKAGGSIKDSMIVQGIVLDKEIVHGGMPRKINEAKIALINTALEISKTETDAKINISNPQQLKSFLDEENRMLKTMVDKVIGSGANVVLCQKGIDDMAQHYLAKAGIIAVRRIKESDLTKLAKATGARIVTNLDDLFEKDLGSADLVEERKIEEDKWVFVEGCKHPKSVTLLLRGGSQRVVDEVERSVHDALMVVKDVIEKPEIVAGGGAPETYAATKLRNWAKSLEGREQLAAEKFADALEAIPLTLSENAGMDPIDTLTLLRSKQQKGEKWTGIDVMKGKIANMKSSDIIEPLAVKLQIVSASAEAACMILRIDDVIATQKSAGGPPGGGEGGMPPGMGGMPPGMPGMGGMGGMPDMGGMM
- a CDS encoding AN1-type zinc finger domain-containing protein gives rise to the protein MKSEKCAYCGDLTDLPFQCNYCKDPFCSEHRLPEEHRCVKLSQIRAKRFGEKKVIRDGGRDRPNIFRRIFGRF